TCCTACTACTACAAACcgattattttagaaatatccACCGATCTCGacattttgttgatatatatttacgttaaaatttaaaatcgtctattcttttaaacacaaaatttcaatCGATTTTAAAACTCATACAATTTGTTAACTTTTTCCCAAACACAATTAGCTACATACAATTGTAAACCTAACTCAAATCTTAAGCCCTAATAAGTCCATGAtcgtttttatatatactttgttCCAAtcaacatatttttcaaaaacattacTACCACCATCGTCATGATCGTGTATAAATTGCTTCAAGCTAAAAGTCGCTCTAGAAAGTAATTTAGAATTAGGGAATGCATGGGAACGttgtttaaattgaataagtatataaaagttttaaaaaaagggaCAGAAAAGGTAAATACGAAGAGGAGAAGAGGGTTTTTATGGAGGAGGAAAAATCACACGATAATCCATAtagagaatagaaaaaaaaaagttttttaaaaaaaagagagaaaagaattttgttaaattcaaTTGAATTTTCCAATAAACTTAATGGGAGGAATCGCCGGGAAAGTGCTCGTGTCGCCTCGAATCCAAACAAACTCTAAAAACCCTCCATCTAAttaaccaattaattaattccccCTTTGCATAATATTTCTTctgttctatttttcttttttctaggGTTAGGGTTAGGGTTTTAACAGCTGCATGCCTTGTTTCACTGTCATCCATCCAATATGAGAATGtatgcatttttctttttcttcttttttttgggaTCTGAATTGTTTTCCAATAAACAAACCCAAATTGGTTGTATTTgatttctcttaattttatgAATCGTTTTTCTTATGTTGGTCATTCAGCTTTTGATTTTATTGGGTTTGAACTCTTAATTGTTCAAATTACTTTGTAAATTGAGCTAATTAATGAGTTAGTTAAAACTATAATCTAGGTCAAACAAATTCATCCagttgtttttattctttaaaagaaattattttagtgaaaTCATTTATCTTGGGATatactcaaaaaaaaaaaaaaaaagaagtgttaTTGGGATCATTTATAATGGCCTCATTAATTAGGGCAATCTTAGTATTGTTTCTTAGAAGTTGGCTAAATTACTCCCCATCAATTAGGCTTTTTAATTGCTAATTACATTTTCTCCCATTTAAATTTGGCCAGTTAATGAGTAAATTAAGGAGGATTTATCCAATAAGACATTATGAATACAACACAATAAGGTCAAAGTAAACTTAACTCAATGCTTATTAGGATGACCTTTCATGCAACAATGttgtattaataattaaacatagtTCAATTGATTGATATAGCTCTATagttaaaagattttatttattcgtAAATTGAATTTACACttctaaaattgatattttttttaaaaattaagtattacggaaagaatatattttctttttttattacacaaaaaaattatgttcgtaaatattaatattagtgTAATTTACATTATATGATCTTCACACTACACTCTGTGGGATCGTAacgtaagaaaaaaaaaattgccaCCCATATTAGTACTTTCCTTCAGTTTGGTTTGTATACTTTCTTGCTCCGAAATTTAATGAGAGTACTAAGAAGTATTAATCTAGTTGAGAGTTTTTGACACATCTATTAATTTCTACGtaacttattaaaaataacacaacTCCGTTACTTTATAcgtgaaaagaaaagtttgacCTATTATACATTGATTATTACTAttcattctttaaattttcttttgagtaattattattattattttgttagaaTATAATTctagtatatattatttgagtttcattttaaaaattaaaggtctaaatttagtcaattttctttaaataaaccttaaagttaattttttaattatcaaattagtttttttaaaaaaacaatttgatcaatgaaagaaaacacatAATAACatgaatatgatttaaaaatataccaaattaaaactaataaacttttttaaattaaaacaattaacaatAGGCTTAACTCTATAAACTATTTCTAAAACTGTACTAacaccaaatttgaaatttagatattcaaaatacaaacactaaaatataacaaattccaaaatatatatgaatattaataatctaattatttaaaagaagaacaatAAATTGTTGGCAATATATATGTCaagtattaaaaattttaattacacGTCAAACATTTTTATCGATACTTTTAGATTATCTCAagtattaaataatgaattgacattttcaatatttcataaataaaaatgatttgtttgaaataaatgtgaaaagcTTAATTATGAATacattaaaaagtttttaatatatatttgttatcaACAAAATTGAGATCTCACATCTTTGTAGACACAATGATCAcactttaaatttgaagtatatattttgtgCATCAAAGttcacattttatttcttttagttaaacACCAATTAGATATCAATTAACAAATCGAAATTGCAGCAAATCTCGAGTTATATTCGGCTCTCGACCACCGttaaacaaataatcaaacttagcacataattattaaattatattattgtacTCTTTCTTCCATGGATATATCgacatttttatcttttctaattcccataaaattaaaatcaaattacaaaggttttaactaattaattcaaactaTTAACTTTTCCAAGTTTACTCAAAACACagtttaaattgattcaattaatataaaactacaAGTATTATTATCAAGATAATGATACAgttattaattatcaaatgttGAATTATTGATACAATCTATTAGAATTAGTATAAATTAATGGAGGATATTTTTAGATATGTTTCTTCCCAATTGATTATTTAAAGTTGATAGAGTGATCAAGTTGCATGGCGTTCCCTCGACAGTCccaccaaaaacaaaagacaaaatagaaaagaaaagaatatatgaaattataatatatatatatatatatatattatgtataattatacttataattataaattaagtGAGACAAAATTGGATGATGagttcaaaattgttaattcCCACGAAACATGCATCTTCAAATGGCATGTGCATGGCATTGTCTTGTTCTATGCAATCCCATAAAAATTAATCACTAAAATTCAACCCATTCTCTAATTatgtttctatatttaaatatatataatctcaCAAACCCTTCAAATCctatcattatatatataaatatatatatatatctttaattttccCAGGATTATTTTCTACATTTTCATATGAATCTGGAGGACCactcaaatataattaactaGCTTTTACTGCCTAATAGTATATGCAATGTTTAcagtaaataatttgattttgtctCCTTGGGACGTGGAGTTCAAATCTCTCATCCTTACATTATTAGGGGTCGAAATCCAAAATGGCTTAGCCATGTTGCTTAATTGTTTGAAGAGATATACAATGATTCCAACTTAACTTAGATATCTTGAGAGTGAATTTCTAATTGATTGAgttatatacttatattaatgcatcaaatatataatagttCATTGCATTATATATGTACTTTGAACCTAAACCAACTTAAATCTACTAATGAAGTATATGACTTGTggagttttatttataaaacctataaataattaaattttatattactgATTAAAGacattattatttcttcatccaaatttaaattttatattaggAGGAAAAGTaagtttaactaaaaaaataatcgaTTAATACTTCATCGATTGAAGGTTGAAGATTCAAATCCTTCCTATATCTCCGataataaaaccaaaatttgagtgAAGTCATCGTATAAAATTGTCCAGAGAAATTGACATAATCACAAAAGTACATAATGAACGTAGGTCGTTAACTTTACCAACTTGCATGTATAAATCAATGAATAAAGCATGAGTACCTTTTTAAATGTTAGATGATGAAACTCTTCGTAAATGTCttagaaaaatacaaacttgTGTACTAAAAATTTCGGTCGATCCAAATTTTGGATCAACTAACATACCGTATGGGTTAGTGACTAAGTAGTCCGAACAACTTCACCATTCATAGATTGATCAATGGCCATATATTGGGCTACAAAGAAACCTGGAAGGCTGTAACTATGCAAAATGTAAGTCATTAATTGAGTCCAATTCAATAGCAGCTAAAAAGGCAGTCACTGTTTAAGCAATTGGCGATGGTGATATTTTATGAATACGAATGGAATCCATCAACAGTCCTATTTTTGGCTTCTTCTATTGGAGAAGTGGTCCACTGACCTCAGATTCCATTGCAACCCAAAAGCTTTaacccttttcctttttgtctACTTTCCTCTCTCAAATATCAGTGCCAGTTTCTTTCAAACATAGAAACCAAAAATagaatctttcttttctactacaaaactactttttcacAAAACACTATCTGACATTCAGAATCactcaaattttaatgtaaataaacaTACTATGCTTAAAGAGAGATCAACCGTTCACCTTTAAGCTTCTACTCACTAAAGTACACACAGTATGGTTAAATTGAAACGGCAATATATAccatttaacaaattaatacgattcaaataactaatgcTATTGAGGTACAAATAAGTTTATACCAATTCAGATAGAATATAGCTAAAACAGGCTAGAGTTTGATGTTCACAAAAGAGACTTCTGGTAAGATACTACCAAAATACATGGATTAGAAAAAGACACTTCCATGTTAAAAAACACACGGCAACTGAACCACTATGCCCATTCACTATGATTGCCAGTGAAAATCTGGAATAAAATGTAGCAGCTGAAAAACAGATACTGCTGTTTTGGATTTCAAGTGAGGTTGAACATCTAGAACAAGGAAACCCCTTGACAAGTTGATGCAAATTAAGATAATAAGTACAGCTTGGAAGATCAAACATAAGGGCataggaaaataataaacagcAAGGTCACTCAGTCAAGAGAATGGCTACAAAACACAGAGGAAGCATTAGAAGGCCAATAACGATGATGTCCATTAAGACAAGCACAAACAAAGAATCACAAAGCAAATAGAACTTTCAGAATTCAGATATATTGTAACTGCAATCTCttcaacatatatatgaaCATAAAGCAAAAATACATAGATTTGCAGCATATCATAATCCCATCTCACACCTGGATATGAACATCAATTTAGGACACATACATGTCAAGAGAAATCTAGATCTTATCCAGCTTCTGAGCCTTGACAACAGGATTGGCTTTGGATATGGCGTTTTGCGCAGCCATGTGATAATCAAAGGGGCAGTCATGTTTGTCAGAGTAACGATGAACTGCACAAAATACATTACCACACCGACAATTGAAGCCTGTTAAACCAACACGCTTTTTGCAAGAGTTGCAACGTTTTGGACCCTCACTTGGTTTCTCACCCTCCACAGATCCCATTGCAGGCAGTGCATGTGATTGAACAGTCTTCGGTTCCACAGAAATGGCACCATCGGTAACACTTTCAGGTACTTCCACACTGCCACTAGATGATCcattgacaaaattttcaatagatGAAGCAGCAAGTTTAGCCTGATCTTGTTTCAGCATCATATCTTTATGACACTTGGAGCACATGTTCATAGTGGCTGCACTACCAAAGAAGCCACAGTTGTTGATGCAGAGGAAGGGCCCTTCCGGGGGAGCTTGGCATCCAGCCTCATCATGGGGATCCATCTTTTAGAGTATACTGCATTAAAATCACTTAAAAAAtactcaaaaagaaaagatataatttaACACGAGAATGACCTAACTCCAAGAGTGGGGCATAAAGCTTAAGGTATGGCTCAAAAAATCACATAGGCCAATAACTTGGAATATGAAATATCTCATGTGGTTCCTACCCTGCAAACATTCTAGACTCAGGAATCTGGTTCTACGTACCACTCCTGAATGTGTGACAACGATACATGAGAaagattgagatattttttCAGGTAGCCAGAAGTAAGCTTACCGGATGGGGTGGGGTGGGTGATACCTCTACagttaagttaatttttttttctcatagaTCTATGAGAATGTCACAGCGCATTACCAGACAACTACATTCGTCCACATACATGTAAGCATCTAAATAAATGGCCACATATACAACATCCACACACAATAATTATAGTTGAAAGTAGTGGGATGCAATATATCCAGATCTGCCATCTAAAATTCTGAAAATTGTAATTGCCTCCAAATGCTAATTACATATTTTCGTCCATAAACTTTGGTATATACATCACTCTGGTCCTCTAAACTCACTAGTCACTACTATTCCAAAATCAAAGTTTGACAAGAAACTAAATATTCATACAGTAACTCTATGCTgacaatgaaaaattaatcacGTCAATGCCTCATTATCAAATTAATAGCTAgacttgaaaataaaatagttagaTCAATGAAATTTGACTAGTTTGGAGATCGAGTACATGGCCAAAACAACAAATCACTGGACAAACATTTGCCAGTTTAAATTGTTCAATCCTCTAACTGTAATACCACATTCACTTTCAGCCATTGAACTTTTAAGCACTTGAGTCAGTGAATATAGGGTGGGGGTGAGACCAGCAAGtaggatgaaaaaaaaaaaaggaattcaGCAAGCCCAAGTTCCATCCTCTTCAAATTCCCCTCTTAAACGTCTCTTTGTCTCCCACAGGAAGTTTGTTGACGAAAGTTAACTTAATGCCATAAGGTCTCAACCTCAATCTTAAAGTAGTTTTCTCTCTTCACTTCCAATAGTAACTTAATAGACTAGTTCTAGCACAAAACAAAGGTGTTAGCTACAAAAACAGTACCTCGCATCATCTAAGGTAAGAGCATAACAAAACTTATGCACAAGATGCTAAGGCCGAGACTGATGGATCTCCTCGTTGGTATATCTCATCGAAGAGAATACGcaattcatttttaagaaCAAAGGTAGTAACCCAGTCTAATATTTTGAGCTTAATTTCAGAACCACTCTCATTTTCTCTACACTTCTAGCAACCCAATTGTAAAAAAGAACTGTAATTCAATCACCATATagaatcaaatgaaatttcaatACGTTTCATTGGCagatagaaaaaacaaaaaaaacaaaaaaaaaccccatGTGCCTCCGTGGATCAAATAACAGAAacgattatatatataaaaaaacccCAATATAGAAGCTTGCAAGCATTACCCAGAACCCCCACTCTTTTAATTCATACGCTAACAACAGAAGAACAgaggttaaaaaaatttgaacagGGGAAAAAGTGTTGAGAGAAGGGAAGAACATAAGCCCTAACCTGAGGAAAGATATCTCCGAGAGAGGAATCTTGCTTCTGGATGTGGATGGAAGAACTCAGAATCCCATGGAAAAGTAAAACCCCAGCTTCAAAATGTAAACAATTATAACAAACAGAAAATCAGGGAGGAAATGGAATTACTCATACATGATCgcttaaacaatcaaataaagaTTTAATCCAAATAAATTGGCGCAAAAATAGCAAgaattcatatatatacacacaaacatatatatatatatattaaaaaaaagaaacctaacCTGAAGAGTTCCTTTTTGAATGAgtgaggagagagagaaaaaggagagAGGGTTTCTTCTCTCTGCTCTGCTCCTTTAGGCTTAGGATGgagaaagtaaataaaaagaagattatCCCTTGAAGTGAACCCCTCTTTACACGTGCCATCTTTCTATTCGTTCCTTTGTCTtcttcccttcccttttatAATTCTTAATTCAATAATCTGCTTCATTTCttgtatcaaatattttacgtagtaaccattttttctctttacaaaaacaaacaaacaaattaaaataatatgagACTTGGTTTACTCTTCAATTTAGTACATTCTATACATTAATTTTGAGACTACAACACTTACGAAGAATACGATGCACTATATATCACTTTAGGGCTTGTTCAAGCTTATGTCTATGTACACTTTGAACCTTCCTCAAGTCATCGACTTATTATCAAGTCCATAAAATGTTTCATTCATTCACTgaactctaaatttttactGATGTAAAAAGCAATTCAATAAAGAAAGAGGGAATTGGTAAGTTTAAAGGGTAAATAAGaagatataaaaaacaaaaaaaattgaagttttaagGAAGGagtgaagagagaagaaatggGAAGAATTAAGTAAAGGATAAACCAGTGTGTAAGATAAACAGGAATGATGGATACAACAAGAAGAAGGTAACCAAAACCAAAGCAAAAAGTGCCCGACTTTCTTGGACTACTTTGCTAAACCATCTCTTTCTTTCGCCATAAAGATTCTCTCCGAAACCCCTTTAATCCACTTTCCTCtaaagtagaagaaaatatttttatatttggttcaaTAGCAGCGGCAAGTTTCTCGCTGCTTGCAGAATATAGTCAGCTCCTTCAACATTTGTTTCTGAATTTCTAAGGTTTAAAAGCCCTCGAATCGTTTCGGGGGTTTTTATTGCTGTGATTACAGACGCCTTTGAATCCAGGATACAACTCTACTAAACTTACATGGCTTCTCAGGTGTTGGTAGCTTTGGCACTTTCGCTTGTGGGTGGATTCAGTACTTCTCTAGGTTTGTCAAGTTTATTCGTGTAATTTGTTATGTGGGTCTGCTTTCATTTCAGTAATACGTAATGGGATTCTTTGTAGAGTTCGTTGGGTATTTgcttggtttcttttttcatttcttttttgtttctaccGTTTGTTCTTCATTCTTGATCATCTTTGattatgttttgaagtatttGTTAACTGGGTAGTGAAATGTTTCTTTAATCATATGTCAAGAAGTAAATTGATGTTTGGCAAATTAGTTATGATTGTGCTTCATCTAGTATTTTCAGTCTCAAAATTGTGGATGCTATATTGTTAGGATGTATCTATCTGGTCACGAGGCTTTGAAGTGGATCAGCTTGTGAGAATCATGGGAAATTGTTACTGCCGATGCTTTTCTTGACgataattttcttgttttgacttcttgaaaaccattttctcaatTGCCGATAACTGAGTTCCCCCGTTTGGCTACTGTGCTCATTCACGTGGAGAACACTTTAAAGTCATATGACTTCAcgtgtttttattatttcactggtcccattttttttctccagaACTTCCCTCGTTTCATTCTGTGAAACAAGTTTTATGAGTCCTATTGTACACAAACCATTCTACTTTAACTTTCCATCATCCATGcttaattttgacaaagaaGAATCAGGATGGTCTCCTATCCTCTCTCTCTGGGGTGGGGTTTGGAACTTggttattttcaatttttagtgGCACAGCTATTGAGCTTTGGCACCTGCTTATCACTGATGCTccataaaaattttaatgcaTTAGACTCATTTCTGTTCATAACATTTGGAACAGGTGCACTTTTTGTGGTTCTCAGCGGGGCTCCAAATTTGAAGATGCTTGGTCTTTTACAGGTGATGCTtggaggttttcttttttggttctttTGGAGAGGGGGGGCTTTGTAGCATAAATTCAATGCTAGAATATTGTTCATTGgttcttatccaaaaaagaatattgttCATTAGTGGCCATAAAAGGCTAATCGTTTTCTGTCATTTCTACTTTGTGatcaatgaaaattgaaaacaaatttcattcttATGGTTACTATACAGTTTTGTCATGCCTTACACCTTGCTTTGCTTATGTGAGGATCATGTGGATTCTTCCTCAATATCTTTAGAAAatgctaaaattgaaaaaaaagaaaaagataagagagaaaggaaagaaagaaagcatagaactaaacttaaaaaaggaagaagaagatgaaagggACTAccttatcttttaaaaaaggtgGAAGCTgtgctttttcttcttctttcctgtTCCTTTTATCCATCTTTGAAGGAATGGAATAATGTCCAGGATTGAATCCAACTTAAACTCCAACAGTCCAACTCTTTCTAATTGTAGTAATTTAGCATGAATTTAAGTAGctaaagtttatattatgGGTTACTACAGTATAGTattatctttttaactttaaaatagcCATAATTCCTGCAATAAGGAGTGCTGTTAAATACAATAGTTTCTTACCATGTAGCCATTAACTTATTGTTAAAGTTGGTTATACTCCATGGATTAGTCTAAATTACCAAGTCTGATATGCAGGGATTTGCTGCAGGTTTAATGTTGAGCATTTCGTTCCTGGATTTAGCTCATAATGCTATTAACTCAATTGGATTCTTAAAAGGAAATCTTTGGGTAAATAATTATTCAGCATTTCATCTGATATGTGTTATTAGCCCTTATTGAATGATTTcaactattatatttatgaagtGTCTTGTTATCCGTGCTGCAGTTTTTTGCTGGTGTAATCTTCTTTGCCTTTATTGCTCACTTTATTCCAGAACCCTCACTTGGTCCTGTTTCAGATACCAAACGTAGGAAGGTTGGTATTCATTCTAATCTAAAATCACTTTCTGATAAGGCTTTCTAAAAATGAGtaacattaattttatctCTAGAGTTTAACTCTATATTGGATAATAGGACAAGGACGAAGGTGGCAAGGATATT
This is a stretch of genomic DNA from Cucumis sativus cultivar 9930 chromosome 4, Cucumber_9930_V3, whole genome shotgun sequence. It encodes these proteins:
- the LOC101206212 gene encoding zinc finger A20 and AN1 domain-containing stress-associated protein 8 isoform X2; the encoded protein is MDPHDEAGCQAPPEGPFLCINNCGFFGSAATMNMCSKCHKDMMLKQDQAKLAASSIENFVNGSSSGSVEVPESVTDGAISVEPKTVQSHALPAMGSVEGEKPSEGPKRCNSCKKRVGLTGFNCRCGNVFCAVHRYSDKHDCPFDYHMAAQNAISKANPVVKAQKLDKI
- the LOC101206212 gene encoding zinc finger A20 and AN1 domain-containing stress-associated protein 8 isoform X1, with translation MARVKRGSLQGIIFFLFTFSILSLKEQSREKKPSLLFLSLLTHSKRNSSAGVLLFHGILSSSIHIQKQDSSLGDIFPQMDPHDEAGCQAPPEGPFLCINNCGFFGSAATMNMCSKCHKDMMLKQDQAKLAASSIENFVNGSSSGSVEVPESVTDGAISVEPKTVQSHALPAMGSVEGEKPSEGPKRCNSCKKRVGLTGFNCRCGNVFCAVHRYSDKHDCPFDYHMAAQNAISKANPVVKAQKLDKI